In one window of Desulforhabdus amnigena DNA:
- a CDS encoding ferritin-like domain-containing protein, whose translation MFTGAEILDLAIRIEENGERFYREAIENVADRSLKELLRWNADEEVAHRDYFIRMKKMIALREKDDLADQMSGFILQDAVSDHAFSLEEVDFSSISDEDELLKIAIGFEQDSIAFYEIMESFVSDAETLKHVQRIQDEERRHIALLEDRRRRIAG comes from the coding sequence ATGTTTACTGGCGCTGAAATTCTCGATCTTGCCATTCGCATCGAGGAAAACGGTGAGCGCTTTTATCGGGAAGCCATCGAGAATGTTGCCGATAGGTCTTTGAAAGAACTTTTACGCTGGAATGCCGATGAAGAAGTTGCGCATAGAGATTATTTCATTCGAATGAAAAAAATGATCGCACTCAGGGAGAAAGATGATTTGGCGGATCAAATGAGTGGCTTTATTTTGCAGGATGCTGTTTCGGATCATGCCTTTTCACTGGAGGAAGTGGATTTCAGTTCCATTTCCGATGAAGACGAGTTGCTGAAGATCGCGATAGGGTTTGAGCAGGACAGCATTGCGTTCTACGAGATTATGGAATCCTTTGTCAGCGATGCGGAAACGCTCAAACATGTCCAAAGGATCCAGGATGAGGAGCGCAGGCACATTGCACTTCTGGAAGACCGGCGCAGGAGGATAGCCGGATAA
- a CDS encoding lactate utilization protein encodes MEKPIENYWQIRLRNLKEALEENNFQVFMAQDLGEARKIVLDEILPQSGAKSVSWGGSMTLVSSGLIEAVKAKPGLEVIDTFDKTISREEVMERRRQSLLVDLFITGTNAVTETGKLVNLDMIGNRVGAITFGPRNVVILLGRNKIVPDLEDAMLRIKDYVAPTNAMRLEMKTPCVKTSYCEECKSPERICNSWAITEKSFPKGRIKVVLINENVGI; translated from the coding sequence ATGGAAAAACCGATAGAAAATTACTGGCAGATTCGATTGAGAAATCTTAAGGAAGCATTGGAAGAAAACAACTTCCAGGTTTTTATGGCACAGGATCTCGGTGAAGCCAGGAAGATCGTTTTGGATGAAATTCTGCCCCAATCCGGCGCCAAAAGTGTTTCCTGGGGAGGGTCCATGACCCTTGTGTCTTCGGGACTCATCGAGGCCGTCAAGGCGAAACCCGGTCTGGAAGTTATCGATACTTTTGATAAAACCATTTCCAGGGAAGAGGTGATGGAACGCCGCCGGCAGTCCCTCCTGGTGGACCTTTTCATTACCGGCACCAATGCCGTGACGGAAACGGGAAAGCTTGTCAACCTGGATATGATCGGCAACCGCGTCGGGGCCATCACCTTTGGACCGAGAAACGTGGTGATCCTTTTGGGACGCAATAAAATCGTGCCCGACCTGGAAGACGCCATGCTGCGCATCAAGGATTATGTGGCTCCGACGAACGCCATGCGGTTGGAGATGAAGACCCCTTGTGTGAAGACTTCCTATTGCGAAGAATGCAAGAGCCCCGAGCGCATATGCAATTCCTGGGCGATCACCGAAAAGAGCTTCCCCAAGGGCCGCATCAAAGTGGTCCTGATCAATGAAAACGTCGGAATTTGA